From a single Centropristis striata isolate RG_2023a ecotype Rhode Island chromosome 14, C.striata_1.0, whole genome shotgun sequence genomic region:
- the lratd2a gene encoding protein LRATD2a, whose product MGNQMDKLSHLSYAEVPTVDPNGVDTEEGPRIGVSYIFSNDDDELEDGCAVDGTDKDPNQEEKQYDQRDEVECAVYNRDECIYEKSAKSASLEVYSPENLLNKCKAGDVVEFVATGQFPHWAVYVGDFQVVHLHRAEVKNSFLTDASQGRRCRIVNDLYKFKALSPDMVVQNAMEQVSLKDRELSWRNSECFAAWCRFGKREFKMGGEIRIGKQPYRLKIFMSDKHSHVLEFQSLEDMIMEKRRNDHLGRTAVLQELATHFSSVGEIKSEPAAD is encoded by the coding sequence ATGGGGAACCAGATGGACAAGCTGTCACATTTAAGTTACGCAGAAGTTCCCACAGTGGACCCGAACGGCGTGGACACAGAGGAGGGTCCACGGATCGGCGTCTCTTATATATTTTCTAACGACGACGACGAGCTGGAGGATGGCTGCGCGGTCGATGGCACCGATAAGGACCCGAATCAGGAAGAGAAACAATACGACCAGCGCGACGAGGTGGAGTGCGCCGTGTACAACAGAGATGAGTGCATTTACGAGAAGAGCGCCAAGTCCGCCAGCCTGGAGGTTTACTCCCCGGAGAATCTACTAAACAAATGCAAAGCGGGTGATGTGGTGGAGTTTGTGGCTACGGGGCAGTTCCCACACTGGGCGGTGTACGTGGGGGACTTTCAGGTGGTGCACCTGCACAGAGCCGAGgtgaaaaacagctttttgaCAGATGCGAGTCAAGGGAGGAGGTGTAGGATCGTGAACGACTTGTACAAATTCAAAGCTCTGAGTCCGGACATGGTGGTGCAAAACGCGATGGAGCAAGTGAGTTTAAAGGACCGAGAGCTGAGCTGGAGGAACTCCGAGTGCTTCGCCGCCTGGTGCAGGTTCGGCAAGAGGGAGTTCAAAATGGGCGGGGAGATACGGATAGGCAAACAGCCCTACAGGCTGAAGATATTCATGTCTGACAAACACTCGCACGTGTTGGAGTTTCAGAGTTTGGAGGATATGATcatggagaagaggaggaacgATCACCTGGGCAGGACAGCCGTGCTGCAGGAGCTGGCCACTCACTTCAGCAGCGTGGGGGAGATAAAAAGTGAGCCAGCTGCTGACTGA